AGCGCACGATGGCGAACCCGGCGAACGCGAACACCACCCCGGAGAAGCCGATGACGGGGCCGACGGCGAACAGGCTGGTGAGCAGCCCGACCGCGATGACGACCAGCGGAAAGACAACCAGCGCCCGCACCCACGGGTTCGTCCGCCAGGACGGCGCCGATTCCCGCGACCGGGGGTAGTGACCCCACGCGTACTCGGCGATCGGTGCGACGACGAGTGCGCCGGTCAGGTTACCGATCAGGTGCCCCGAGTCGGCGTGGGAGAACGACGACGTCGCCATCCCGAGCGGCGAGAAGTACGACCAGGCCCGGTAGGGAATCGTGACCGGGTTCCGGAAGTCCGTGATGCCGTCCTGGACGAACAGGTAGACACAGAGGACGAAGGTACAGACGACGAGCGTTCCCCACGGCACGCCCCAGACGAGACGCGCCCGGAGCACGTCCCGCCAGCGCCGACTCGAGCGGTCGACGAGCCTGATCGCGCCGACCGACACGAGGACGGTCGCCACGATCACCAGCGCGAGCCCGCCAGTGAGCGACAGCATGGTACGACCTACTCGCGGGATGGCATAGGGTTTACCAAAGGGAGCGACGACGCGGGCCTCGAGGGACGTCCGCGGTCTCTCGCCGGCCTCGAGGGGCGGCTTCGAAAGGTACAAGCGGCCGACGGACCCACGGAGATGTATGGAGCTGCGGGTCACCGAGAGTAGCGATGACGAGCTATCGATCGAAATCAGCGGCGAGGATCACACGTTCATGAACGTGCTCAAGGGCTCGCTGCTCGAACACGAGAACGTCGCCGCGGCGACGTACGACATGAACCCAGAGCAGTCGGGTGGGCAAACCGACCCGATCCTGACGATCAAAACCGAAGGCGGCGTCGCCCCGCTCGACGCCCTCGAGGAGGCCGCGATCAGCGTCCGCGAGAAGACGACCGCGTTCCGCGAGGCGTTCGAGGCGGCGGCCTAACAGGCGACGTAGTAGACGAACACGGACCCGTCCTCGCCGACGTGAACGTCGAGTCCCTCTGTCTGTCCCTCACCCGTGAGCAGCGACCGGTGTTCTTCGAGTAGCTCGTCGGCGAGGAACGCGGCGAGCGCGTCCTCGTCCTCGTACTCCTCGATTACCCCCGCGTCCGTCCGGACGTCGACCCCGGCAGCCCCGTCCGAACACGCGGGATCGAACTCGCCGAGGGGCGGCCGGTCCGCCGGCTCCGTCCCCTCGTCGTGGGCGATCACCAGCTGGCGGTTGCGGTACTCGGCGAACGCCGCGAGCCCGTCGTCGTAGCTCCGTGCCGAGACCTCCGCGGTCGTTCGCTCGGCCTCGAGGCGGTCGTGGACCGCCAGCTCCGTCGCTTCGAGGTCGATTCCCGACGCCTCCGTTCCCTCGCCGGGGGCGTCTGGCGGCGTCGGTGTGCCGACGCCCGGCAACACCGACAGCGGGACGAGTCCGGTCGCGAACAGGCCGACGACGACCACCAGAACGAGGATGACGGGCGAGTACGGTCTCGCTACCTCGAGCCAGCCCGGCACCTCGAGGTCGGTGTCGAGGTCCTCGTAGCGCTGCTCGCGTTTCTCGAGGTCGGGATTGCCGCAGCGAGAGCAGGGCGGGGAGTTCTTGACGTGCTGGCGGCCGCAGTTCGGACAGACCCAGATGTAGGCGGGTGCGGTGTCGACGGTCCCCGCCTCGCCGTCGGCGAGGCGTTCGAACCGCTCGTTCCCGCAGGTTTCACACGGCGGGTCGTTCCCCTCGTGGGTCCGACCGCACTGGGTACACCGCCAGGTCACTGCTAGAACCGGGCGACCGAGCGGCTATAAGCGTACCTCAATTCGTCCGCCCGCTCCGGGGACAGCCATACTCGAGCGACCGATCGTCGGATCGTCTTGTCCGACAGTGTCAGCCGTCGGCCGCGTCGGACTCCCACCCCTCGGTGAAGATCCGGTCGCCGTCGAACCCCGCCTCCGCGAGCAGTTCCTGCGTCTCGACGACCATCTCCGGAACGCCGCAGACGTAGGCGTCGGCCGCCGCGGGATCCTCGATCGGTTCGAGCGTCCCGGGGAGGTGGTCCTGGACGTGGCCGGTTCGGCCGCCCCAGTCGTTCTCGGCGTCAGAGAGGACGTACTCGACCGAGACGGTCGCGTTGCTCGCCCGGAGCTGCTCGAGGCTCTCCCTGAAGATGAGGTGTTCCTGATCCCGTTCGCCGAACACCAGGCGGGCGTTCCCCTCCCCGTCGCGGGCGTACTGGGTGAGCATCGGATACAGCGGCGTGATCCCGGTTCCCGTCGCGATGAAGACCGCATCTCTGGTGGGGTCTCTGAGGTGGAGGTTGCCGTCGACGGGCTCGAGTTCGATCTCGTCGCCGGGGCTCCGCTCGTGCATGTAGACCGAGGCGGTGCCGTCGTCGTAGCGCTTGATCGCGAGCACCAGATTGTTCGTCCCCGGTTGCGCGATCGCCGTGTAGGGTCGGGTCACTTCCTCCCCGTCGCTCTCGAAGTGAATCGTCGTGTGCTGGCCCGGCTCGTACTCGAA
Above is a genomic segment from Natrononativus amylolyticus containing:
- a CDS encoding DNA-directed RNA polymerase subunit L, whose protein sequence is MELRVTESSDDELSIEISGEDHTFMNVLKGSLLEHENVAAATYDMNPEQSGGQTDPILTIKTEGGVAPLDALEEAAISVREKTTAFREAFEAAA
- a CDS encoding zinc-ribbon domain-containing protein, giving the protein MTWRCTQCGRTHEGNDPPCETCGNERFERLADGEAGTVDTAPAYIWVCPNCGRQHVKNSPPCSRCGNPDLEKREQRYEDLDTDLEVPGWLEVARPYSPVILVLVVVVGLFATGLVPLSVLPGVGTPTPPDAPGEGTEASGIDLEATELAVHDRLEAERTTAEVSARSYDDGLAAFAEYRNRQLVIAHDEGTEPADRPPLGEFDPACSDGAAGVDVRTDAGVIEEYEDEDALAAFLADELLEEHRSLLTGEGQTEGLDVHVGEDGSVFVYYVAC
- a CDS encoding ferredoxin--NADP reductase codes for the protein MTLSATLTDVHRMTPDVKLFRLVVDGHTFEYEPGQHTTIHFESDGEEVTRPYTAIAQPGTNNLVLAIKRYDDGTASVYMHERSPGDEIELEPVDGNLHLRDPTRDAVFIATGTGITPLYPMLTQYARDGEGNARLVFGERDQEHLIFRESLEQLRASNATVSVEYVLSDAENDWGGRTGHVQDHLPGTLEPIEDPAAADAYVCGVPEMVVETQELLAEAGFDGDRIFTEGWESDAADG